In one Fodinicola acaciae genomic region, the following are encoded:
- a CDS encoding pyridoxamine 5'-phosphate oxidase family protein translates to MYDAAGMEMLDRAECLRLLSTVKVGRVVAGGRIRPVNFAVHGDFLLIRTVSGPTLAAMLRSAVEFEADQLLDGPHRGWSVIVSGRAEEITDPRALAAYPWTEPWTPNPRDRYVRVSIDDISGRRIRPPATGDVSRPAHWRRQSVFDADFF, encoded by the coding sequence GTGTACGACGCCGCAGGGATGGAGATGCTGGACCGCGCCGAATGCCTCCGGCTGTTGTCGACAGTGAAGGTCGGCCGCGTTGTCGCCGGTGGTCGCATCCGGCCGGTCAACTTCGCCGTACACGGCGACTTTCTCTTGATCCGTACGGTTTCCGGTCCGACGTTGGCGGCGATGTTACGGTCGGCTGTCGAGTTCGAGGCCGACCAGCTGTTGGACGGGCCGCATCGAGGCTGGAGCGTGATCGTTTCCGGCCGCGCCGAGGAAATCACCGATCCGCGGGCTCTGGCGGCGTATCCGTGGACCGAGCCGTGGACGCCCAACCCGCGCGATCGATACGTACGCGTCAGCATCGACGACATCAGCGGCCGGCGGATCCGACCGCCGGCGACCGGCGACGTCAGCCGTCCAG
- a CDS encoding GAF domain-containing protein: protein MTDSPDNEEASGLTFPELPKMRLEELLEQLGDRARDVLKAQGRLRALIRANSLVAGELSLRSVLRHILTAARELVGANYAALGVIGQDGVLEEFLHVGMDQEVVDRIGDLPRGQGILGLLIRHPVPVRIPDLRDHPAAVGFPPHHPPMGSFLGVPIRIREKVFGNLYLTESAHGEFTLEDEQLVVALAGSAGVAIDNARLYQEVEQRGQWLAASTDVTRQLLTEGDEAPLELVLRYAAQGADADVASLILPEDTGEWIVRASSGVYADEVVGQVVDLDRTLAGRVIRSGKPAIVTDYQRDVHPAGAISVHTALAVPLLAEDDAVIGVITVARTPDRPPFTPAQLEQLAGFTGHVGMAMALARARADQDVLRTVEDHDRIAADLHDHVIQELFATGMGLQSLAPRIRDADVQSQVLGYVDSLDATIRRIRTTIFQLRSGKVGADGVRRRLLEVISEQSTALGFAPDTDLASFGGDLPDALADDIVAVVREALSNAARHAAASTVGVHVAADAATIVVEVIDNGRGIGDTSRLSGLSNLRQRAERHGGSLDIGSPPGGGTHLHWTARNRP from the coding sequence ATGACCGACTCGCCTGACAACGAGGAGGCCTCCGGCCTGACCTTTCCGGAGCTGCCGAAGATGCGGTTGGAGGAGTTGCTTGAGCAGCTCGGTGACCGCGCGCGCGACGTGCTGAAGGCACAGGGCCGGCTCCGCGCGCTCATCCGGGCGAATTCCCTGGTGGCTGGAGAGCTGAGCCTGCGTTCGGTGCTGCGGCACATCCTGACGGCGGCGCGTGAGCTCGTGGGTGCCAACTACGCCGCGTTGGGTGTCATCGGGCAGGATGGCGTGCTTGAGGAGTTCCTTCACGTGGGGATGGACCAGGAGGTGGTCGACCGGATCGGCGACCTGCCGAGGGGCCAGGGGATCCTGGGGCTGCTGATCCGCCATCCGGTGCCGGTCCGGATCCCTGACCTGCGTGACCATCCGGCCGCGGTCGGGTTTCCGCCGCACCATCCGCCGATGGGGAGCTTTCTCGGCGTCCCCATCCGGATCCGCGAAAAGGTGTTCGGCAATCTCTACCTGACCGAGAGCGCACATGGCGAGTTCACCCTTGAGGACGAACAGTTGGTCGTCGCGCTGGCCGGCAGCGCCGGCGTCGCGATCGACAACGCGCGGCTGTATCAGGAGGTGGAGCAGCGCGGACAGTGGCTGGCCGCCTCCACCGACGTGACCCGGCAACTGCTCACCGAAGGCGACGAAGCGCCGTTGGAGCTTGTCCTGCGATACGCGGCCCAAGGCGCTGACGCCGACGTCGCGAGCCTCATCCTGCCGGAGGACACCGGCGAATGGATCGTACGGGCTTCGTCGGGGGTTTATGCGGACGAAGTGGTCGGCCAGGTCGTCGACCTTGACCGTACGCTGGCCGGACGGGTCATCAGGTCCGGCAAACCGGCGATTGTCACCGACTATCAGCGAGACGTGCATCCGGCCGGCGCCATTTCCGTCCACACCGCGCTTGCCGTGCCGTTGCTGGCCGAGGACGACGCGGTGATCGGTGTGATCACCGTCGCTCGTACGCCGGATCGGCCGCCGTTCACCCCGGCGCAGTTGGAGCAGCTCGCCGGCTTCACCGGCCACGTGGGGATGGCCATGGCGCTGGCGAGGGCTCGCGCCGACCAGGACGTCCTGCGTACGGTCGAAGACCACGACCGGATCGCCGCGGACCTGCACGATCACGTCATCCAGGAGCTGTTCGCCACCGGCATGGGACTGCAGAGCCTCGCGCCGCGCATTCGTGACGCCGACGTGCAGAGCCAGGTGCTCGGCTACGTCGACTCGCTGGATGCCACCATCCGGCGCATCCGCACGACGATCTTCCAGCTGCGGTCCGGAAAGGTCGGCGCGGACGGTGTCCGCAGACGCCTGCTGGAGGTCATCAGCGAGCAGTCCACCGCGCTCGGCTTCGCACCTGACACCGACCTCGCCAGCTTCGGCGGCGACCTGCCGGACGCTCTCGCCGACGACATCGTCGCCGTCGTACGAGAGGCGCTCTCCAACGCGGCACGCCACGCCGCCGCGAGCACGGTCGGCGTCCACGTGGCGGCCGACGCGGCCACGATCGTCGTCGAAGTGATCGACAACGGCCGGGGGATCGGCGACACGTCGCGGTTGAGCGGGTTGTCCAACCTGCGACAACGCGCGGAACGACACGGCGGCAGCCTTGACATCGGCTCGCCGCCAGGCGGCGGAACGCACCTGCACTGGACCGCTCGCAACAGACCCTAG
- a CDS encoding amino acid permease — MSVKETNPGPESGGLGVTSATGLVVGSVIGTGVFTMPAVLAGAGTSSLIVLAVVAVGALLLAALFGQLSHRIPNGDGGLYAYARHEFGDFAGYLTGWCYWISAWAGNAAIVASWVFYVEALLGVTKPSGWLNWGIALLGLWIPAAVNLAGLRQMAWLQNLTVVLKFLPLLFVGVIGWFFVSYGNFGAFNSSGGSLSGAIAAAAGVALFSFIGIEVAAVTARRVRDPRRNVGRASLLGTAASAVLYLLAAGAVMGLVRHDVLVGTGAPFVPAVETIFGQAGWAGTLVAAVAVVSGLGALNGWTLVTAEVSRAAAQDGLFPSIFARTDRKGTAWFGVLLTALLPSLLMLWRYLSDSGLAVFTFLVNLSVVTVAIPYFFSACAQLTFLLSRRGVHGWRLTRDLLISGLSVLFSLWVTLAAGSLAVYQALVMVLAGVVLYAFLKARRAGPARLGTR; from the coding sequence GTGTCAGTCAAGGAAACGAACCCGGGGCCGGAGTCCGGTGGCCTGGGGGTGACGTCGGCGACCGGCCTGGTCGTCGGAAGTGTCATCGGCACCGGTGTTTTCACCATGCCGGCCGTACTGGCCGGTGCCGGCACCAGCTCGCTGATAGTGCTCGCCGTCGTGGCGGTCGGCGCGTTGCTGCTGGCCGCGTTGTTCGGTCAGCTCAGCCACCGGATCCCGAACGGCGACGGCGGTCTGTACGCGTACGCGCGACACGAGTTCGGCGACTTCGCCGGCTATCTCACCGGCTGGTGCTACTGGATTTCGGCCTGGGCCGGAAACGCGGCGATCGTCGCGTCCTGGGTTTTCTACGTCGAGGCTTTGCTCGGCGTGACGAAACCGTCCGGTTGGCTCAACTGGGGAATAGCGTTGCTCGGCCTGTGGATCCCGGCGGCGGTCAATCTGGCCGGCCTGCGGCAGATGGCCTGGCTGCAAAACCTCACCGTCGTGTTGAAATTCCTTCCATTGCTGTTCGTCGGCGTCATTGGCTGGTTTTTCGTGTCATACGGCAACTTCGGCGCCTTCAACTCCTCGGGCGGCAGCTTGTCCGGTGCGATCGCGGCGGCGGCCGGGGTGGCGTTGTTCTCCTTCATCGGCATCGAGGTCGCGGCCGTGACGGCACGCCGCGTACGCGATCCGCGGCGCAATGTCGGCCGCGCGTCACTGCTCGGAACAGCCGCCAGCGCCGTGCTCTACCTGCTTGCCGCCGGCGCGGTGATGGGTCTGGTCCGCCACGACGTGCTGGTCGGCACCGGCGCGCCGTTCGTACCGGCTGTCGAGACGATTTTCGGTCAGGCGGGCTGGGCCGGCACGCTGGTCGCCGCCGTCGCGGTGGTTTCCGGGCTCGGCGCGCTCAACGGTTGGACGCTGGTCACCGCCGAGGTCTCCCGGGCCGCCGCACAGGATGGACTCTTTCCGAGCATCTTCGCTCGTACGGACCGGAAAGGAACGGCATGGTTCGGCGTCCTGCTGACCGCGCTGCTGCCGTCGTTGCTGATGTTGTGGAGATATTTGAGCGATTCCGGTCTCGCCGTTTTCACCTTCCTGGTGAACCTGTCGGTCGTGACGGTCGCGATTCCATACTTTTTCTCCGCCTGCGCGCAACTGACCTTTCTGCTCTCGCGCCGCGGCGTGCACGGTTGGCGGCTGACCCGCGACCTGCTGATCAGCGGCCTGAGTGTGTTGTTCTCGCTGTGGGTCACACTCGCCGCCGGTTCGCTGGCCGTCTATCAGGCGTTGGTCATGGTGCTGGCCGGCGTGGTTCTTTACGCCTTCCTCAAAGCGCGTCGCGCCGGGCCGGCCAGACTCGGCACGCGATGA
- a CDS encoding carbamate kinase — translation MRIVVALGGNALLRRGEHPDFRVQSGHVARAAAALAALSGHQLVVTHGNGPQVGLLAAESEQDGALSRPYPFDVLGAETQGMIGYLLVQGLENAGLSAACLLCRTVVRPDDPAFLRPTKFVGPVYDEKTARRLAVERGWTVRPDGDAWRRVVASPDPIGILELPLIRTIAATGTVLVCAGGGGIPVRQDGDQLDGVEAVVDKDLTASLLAVAVDADALLLLTDVDAVYTDYGTPAARPLHRTTVRDLRSRSFAEGSMGPKVEAACRFAEKTGRVAVIGRLEDAAAALDGSAGTTVTGT, via the coding sequence ATGCGAATCGTGGTGGCTCTCGGCGGCAACGCGCTGCTCCGGCGCGGCGAACATCCGGACTTTCGCGTGCAGAGTGGCCATGTGGCGCGGGCGGCCGCGGCGCTTGCCGCGCTTTCCGGACATCAACTGGTGGTCACGCACGGCAACGGTCCGCAGGTCGGCCTGCTGGCCGCCGAAAGCGAGCAGGACGGCGCGCTCAGCCGGCCCTATCCGTTCGACGTTCTCGGTGCCGAAACGCAGGGAATGATCGGCTATCTGCTCGTACAGGGCCTGGAAAACGCCGGCCTGTCCGCCGCGTGCCTGCTGTGCCGCACGGTGGTACGTCCGGACGATCCGGCGTTCCTGCGTCCCACCAAGTTCGTCGGACCGGTGTACGACGAGAAAACCGCGCGTCGGTTGGCGGTTGAGCGCGGCTGGACCGTGCGGCCGGATGGCGACGCCTGGCGCCGAGTCGTCGCCTCGCCGGATCCGATCGGCATTCTGGAGCTGCCGCTCATCCGTACGATCGCCGCGACCGGCACCGTCCTGGTGTGCGCCGGCGGTGGTGGGATCCCGGTGCGGCAGGACGGCGACCAGCTCGACGGAGTCGAGGCGGTCGTGGACAAGGACCTGACGGCGAGTCTGCTGGCGGTCGCCGTCGACGCGGATGCGTTGCTGTTGCTGACCGACGTCGACGCCGTCTACACCGACTACGGCACCCCCGCCGCACGGCCACTACACCGCACGACGGTGCGCGACCTGCGTTCGCGTTCGTTCGCCGAGGGATCGATGGGACCGAAGGTCGAGGCGGCCTGCCGGTTTGCCGAGAAGACCGGTCGTGTGGCGGTGATCGGTCGGCTCGAGGATGCGGCCGCCGCGCTGGACGGCTCAGCCGGCACGACCGTCACGGGCACGTAG
- a CDS encoding cation-translocating P-type ATPase, whose product MPDRVEPESLEALLVRLGTQRDGLSGREARRRLIRYGPNSLPRTRGLRWPAELLRQVVHPLALVLWCAAALAWIAGTPVLSGAIVAVVVLNAGLAFLQERHAERAVEALAAYVPERALVWRDRRLLDIDTTEVVPGDVVEITEGAKVPADARVVDGAVEVDTSALTGESVPVLRTAADGCVDGGSLTAPYAVFRGTTCVSGQAKAVVRATGAATELGRIAALTHRVGRDLSPLEKQVRRVAWLIAAVGVGVGALFLPVGVLAGLSLAAAFLFAIGLLVANVPEGLLPTITLALAVGVRVLARRGAVVKRISAVETLGSTTVICTDKTGTLTANRMRVERIWSYAGENSAEPPEGLLLALARCSEATANKGDSTEIALLRYAADSGARVDPSSRERDRKTVHRFDPRLRRMSTVDLLDGVAYVHTKGAPEAVVPRCTRIMTPDGVRGLDEPIRSRVDTAVDELASRGLRVIAVARKALGDQPTGDRDGLERELCLLGLVALVDPARPEVADAVATCHLAGLRVHVVTGDNPLTAAAIAASVGIGRPPGGGGLRRITGDELAAMPEKDLDELLAGRDELVFARTTPEDKLRIADALRGLGEVVAMTGDGVNDAPALRRADIGVAMGRNGTDVAREAATMVLTDDNFATIVTAIRAGRQVYDNVRKFILYIFAHATPEIVPFLVFALSGGLVPLPLTVLQILAIDLGTETLPALALGREPAEPGIMRRPPRARSEGVIRGRELWRAWGLLGLISAVLTMAAFFFVLARHGWHPGAPVGAGTPLHAGYLEATSATFAGIVACQIGTAFAARCERASLRAVGPLSNPLLLWGIGFELVFTAALLYVPFLRDVFGTAPLDWPTLGLLATFPFVVWGVDELYRWVLRARDGRAG is encoded by the coding sequence ATGCCGGACCGGGTCGAGCCCGAGTCGTTGGAGGCACTGCTGGTCCGGCTCGGCACCCAGCGGGACGGACTCAGCGGCAGGGAAGCGCGGCGCCGGCTGATTCGCTACGGTCCCAACAGCCTGCCGCGGACGCGCGGTCTGCGCTGGCCGGCCGAACTGCTGCGCCAGGTCGTGCATCCGCTCGCGCTGGTGCTGTGGTGTGCCGCGGCCCTGGCCTGGATCGCCGGCACACCCGTGCTCAGCGGGGCGATCGTCGCCGTGGTCGTCCTCAACGCCGGGCTGGCGTTTTTGCAGGAACGGCATGCGGAAAGGGCCGTCGAGGCACTTGCCGCGTACGTCCCGGAACGCGCTCTGGTGTGGCGCGACCGGCGGCTGCTGGACATCGACACCACCGAGGTCGTGCCTGGCGATGTCGTGGAGATCACCGAAGGCGCCAAGGTGCCGGCGGACGCGCGCGTCGTCGATGGTGCGGTCGAGGTGGACACCAGCGCGCTGACCGGCGAGTCGGTGCCGGTGTTGCGTACGGCCGCGGACGGCTGCGTCGACGGCGGTTCGCTGACCGCCCCGTACGCGGTTTTTCGTGGCACCACTTGTGTTTCTGGTCAGGCGAAGGCGGTCGTGCGGGCCACCGGTGCGGCCACCGAGCTGGGCCGGATCGCCGCGCTGACGCACCGGGTCGGACGTGACCTGAGCCCGCTGGAGAAGCAGGTGCGGCGAGTGGCCTGGCTGATCGCCGCGGTCGGCGTCGGCGTCGGCGCGCTGTTTCTGCCCGTCGGCGTGCTCGCCGGGCTTTCGCTGGCGGCCGCGTTCCTGTTCGCCATCGGCCTGCTGGTCGCCAACGTGCCGGAAGGCCTGCTGCCGACCATCACGCTCGCACTGGCGGTCGGCGTTCGCGTGCTGGCTCGCCGTGGTGCCGTGGTCAAGCGGATCAGTGCCGTCGAGACGCTCGGCTCCACCACGGTGATCTGCACCGACAAGACCGGCACCCTGACCGCGAACCGCATGCGGGTGGAGCGGATCTGGTCGTACGCTGGCGAAAACAGCGCGGAGCCGCCGGAGGGTCTCCTGCTCGCGCTGGCGCGGTGCAGCGAGGCGACCGCGAACAAAGGCGATTCGACCGAGATCGCCCTGCTGCGATACGCCGCCGACTCAGGCGCCCGCGTGGACCCGTCCAGCCGTGAGCGTGACAGGAAGACGGTCCACCGCTTCGATCCTCGGCTCCGCCGGATGTCGACGGTGGACCTGCTCGATGGCGTCGCGTACGTCCACACAAAAGGTGCGCCAGAGGCGGTCGTGCCGCGGTGTACGCGCATCATGACGCCAGACGGTGTGCGCGGTCTCGACGAGCCAATCCGGTCGCGGGTCGACACGGCGGTCGACGAACTCGCGTCGCGCGGTTTGCGCGTGATCGCGGTGGCCCGCAAGGCGCTCGGGGACCAGCCGACCGGAGATCGCGACGGGCTCGAACGCGAGCTGTGCCTGCTCGGCCTGGTCGCGCTGGTGGATCCGGCGCGTCCGGAGGTCGCCGACGCGGTGGCGACCTGCCATCTCGCCGGCCTGCGCGTCCATGTCGTGACCGGCGACAATCCGCTGACCGCGGCGGCCATCGCGGCGAGCGTCGGCATTGGCCGGCCGCCGGGCGGTGGCGGACTGCGCCGCATCACCGGCGACGAACTCGCGGCGATGCCGGAGAAGGATCTCGACGAACTGCTCGCCGGCCGCGACGAGCTGGTGTTCGCTCGTACGACACCGGAGGACAAGCTGCGCATCGCCGACGCGTTGCGCGGTCTCGGCGAGGTCGTCGCGATGACCGGTGACGGCGTCAACGACGCGCCGGCCCTGCGGCGCGCGGATATCGGCGTGGCGATGGGAAGGAACGGCACGGACGTGGCGCGCGAGGCGGCGACGATGGTGCTCACCGACGACAACTTCGCCACCATCGTGACCGCCATCCGCGCCGGCCGTCAGGTCTACGACAACGTACGGAAGTTCATCCTCTACATCTTCGCGCACGCCACCCCGGAAATCGTGCCGTTCCTGGTTTTCGCGCTGTCCGGCGGACTCGTACCGCTGCCGCTGACCGTGTTGCAGATCCTCGCCATCGACCTGGGCACCGAAACCCTGCCGGCGCTGGCCCTCGGCCGCGAACCGGCCGAGCCAGGCATCATGCGCCGGCCGCCACGTGCGCGCTCGGAAGGCGTGATCCGCGGCCGCGAGCTGTGGCGCGCGTGGGGGCTGCTCGGCCTGATCTCGGCGGTGCTCACGATGGCGGCGTTTTTCTTCGTACTGGCGCGGCACGGCTGGCATCCAGGCGCGCCGGTCGGTGCTGGCACGCCGCTGCACGCCGGCTATCTCGAGGCCACCAGCGCCACCTTCGCCGGCATCGTCGCGTGCCAGATCGGAACGGCGTTCGCCGCTCGATGCGAACGGGCTTCGCTGCGTGCCGTCGGGCCGCTCAGCAACCCGCTGCTGCTGTGGGGGATCGGGTTCGAGCTCGTCTTCACCGCGGCGCTGTTGTACGTGCCGTTTCTCCGGGACGTGTTCGGCACCGCTCCGCTGGACTGGCCGACGCTCGGCCTGCTCGCGACTTTTCCTTTCGTCGTCTGGGGTGTCGATGAGCTCTATCGTTGGGTTCTACGTGCCCGTGACGGTCGTGCCGGCTGA
- a CDS encoding SHOCT domain-containing protein, with protein sequence MMWWGNGMNFWGMLAMGGGTLLFWVVVIAAILALVGYLGRGTGRPLGRLAGPTPDQILAERFARGEIDEKDYRERLRVLHGTDQ encoded by the coding sequence ATGATGTGGTGGGGAAACGGGATGAACTTCTGGGGCATGCTCGCCATGGGTGGCGGGACGTTGCTGTTCTGGGTCGTGGTCATCGCGGCCATCCTGGCCCTCGTCGGCTATCTGGGGCGCGGCACCGGCCGGCCGTTGGGCCGGCTGGCCGGCCCGACACCGGACCAGATCCTGGCCGAGCGGTTCGCGCGCGGCGAGATCGACGAGAAGGACTACCGGGAACGGCTGCGCGTGCTGCACGGGACCGACCAGTAG
- a CDS encoding HPF/RaiA family ribosome-associated protein produces the protein MTRLMDNSTPAIQVAVGSGIATDIASYARRKLRVAIKHVHGSVISARVRLTRSMNPSVTEPLRAQVNLDIAGAPIRAQATAGTAVAAVDLVMAKIARQAATVGGRRLDHRCARVEERSS, from the coding sequence ATGACCAGGCTGATGGACAACTCGACGCCGGCGATCCAGGTCGCGGTCGGATCAGGAATCGCCACCGACATCGCCAGCTACGCGCGGCGCAAACTGCGGGTCGCGATCAAACACGTCCACGGCAGCGTCATCAGCGCGCGTGTTCGCCTCACCAGGTCGATGAATCCCTCGGTCACCGAACCGTTGCGAGCGCAGGTGAATCTCGACATCGCCGGTGCTCCGATACGCGCACAGGCCACCGCTGGCACCGCCGTGGCGGCGGTCGACCTGGTGATGGCCAAGATCGCACGCCAGGCGGCGACCGTCGGCGGCCGGCGGCTGGACCACCGCTGCGCACGAGTGGAGGAGAGATCGTCATGA
- a CDS encoding DUF1918 domain-containing protein, with protein MHAKTGDWLVVYGPKVDHRGKRGRILEVRSADGTPPYRVKWLDGNEALVFPGPDAEIIDTAVLREIDENERERLDFVQQAVHRQKNKHTT; from the coding sequence ATGCACGCGAAAACCGGCGACTGGCTGGTCGTGTACGGACCAAAAGTCGACCACCGAGGTAAGCGCGGCCGCATTCTGGAAGTGCGGTCCGCCGACGGAACGCCGCCCTACCGGGTCAAATGGCTGGACGGCAACGAAGCGCTGGTTTTTCCGGGACCGGACGCAGAGATCATCGACACCGCGGTGCTGCGCGAGATCGACGAGAACGAACGGGAACGGCTGGACTTCGTGCAACAGGCAGTCCACCGACAGAAGAACAAGCACACCACCTGA
- a CDS encoding Hsp20/alpha crystallin family protein: protein MATLIRPTGRPFLPDVFDLFDAAWPFGDRHPVHIEEVTDKDGTLIRAELPGLDPSDIHVTTFDGRLAIAAERKETAQEGKRSEFRYGSFYREVALPAGIDTAGVTAKYRNGILEVRVPMVEKAEQKPVEVRIETGS, encoded by the coding sequence ATGGCGACTCTCATCCGGCCGACCGGCCGACCGTTCCTGCCGGACGTCTTCGACCTGTTCGACGCCGCCTGGCCGTTCGGAGACCGTCATCCGGTGCACATCGAGGAGGTGACGGACAAGGATGGCACGCTGATCCGCGCCGAGTTGCCGGGCCTGGACCCGTCCGACATCCACGTCACGACCTTCGACGGTCGGCTGGCGATCGCCGCCGAACGCAAGGAGACGGCGCAGGAAGGCAAGCGCTCGGAGTTTCGCTATGGCTCGTTCTATCGAGAGGTGGCGCTGCCCGCCGGCATCGACACCGCCGGTGTGACAGCCAAATACCGCAACGGAATTCTCGAGGTGCGAGTGCCGATGGTCGAAAAAGCCGAGCAGAAGCCGGTGGAGGTCAGGATCGAGACCGGCTCGTGA
- a CDS encoding CBS domain-containing protein, translating to MKTAIRPTPPDAVLGEPTAQDMMRTALFAVDERAKLLDVAAALRRTGAGVVLVLVDGVPVRVVNERTVRKELLRALSAGQDPVIGAVAAGRGPRVPAAAPVSMVAAALLHAPAGAVLVHDAGTVVGLITAGDLLRCLAGQRPAGTRTPWTGAATTIAVEPAPAADPRHRPCPPGFHADSAAPA from the coding sequence ATGAAGACCGCGATCCGACCGACACCACCGGACGCCGTACTCGGCGAGCCAACCGCACAGGACATGATGCGTACGGCGTTGTTCGCTGTCGACGAGCGCGCCAAACTCCTGGACGTCGCCGCGGCGCTGCGTCGCACCGGCGCCGGCGTGGTCCTCGTCCTCGTTGACGGCGTCCCGGTGCGGGTCGTCAACGAGCGGACCGTACGGAAGGAACTGTTGCGCGCGCTGAGCGCCGGCCAGGATCCGGTGATCGGCGCCGTCGCCGCCGGCCGCGGTCCGCGCGTGCCGGCGGCCGCTCCGGTGTCGATGGTCGCCGCCGCGTTGCTGCACGCACCGGCCGGCGCCGTGCTGGTGCATGACGCCGGCACAGTCGTCGGCCTGATCACCGCCGGCGATCTGCTGCGCTGCCTGGCCGGACAGCGACCTGCCGGTACGCGCACGCCATGGACCGGCGCGGCCACCACCATCGCGGTGGAGCCTGCGCCAGCGGCGGACCCGCGGCACCGGCCGTGTCCACCTGGATTCCATGCCGACTCCGCGGCACCTGCTTGA
- a CDS encoding universal stress protein, with protein MISRDSSTTTAIVVGVDPDANPWGAVRWAATEAADRGLRLRLVHLVDTVRAADDLADFPSGQAAFHAGGRFLESAQAHAAFVAPGVEVSWELLRADDTVAIGQVAADAYFVVTGTADAEPRPDVFGATGYALFRHGRCVVVAVPGLPHLDRRTSSPIALVFAGAHGTATTENMIGFAFEEADVRGAPILAVSTGPDPGRAEIFQRWRAKFPDLPVLSRSVKDAAHLLDAIGDAQLVVIGCHDGEGNDGFDSQSFVRRAAGAIDAPFAVVRSCSDLT; from the coding sequence ATGATCAGCAGGGATAGCTCGACCACCACCGCGATCGTCGTCGGTGTGGATCCGGACGCCAACCCGTGGGGTGCCGTCCGGTGGGCCGCGACCGAGGCGGCGGACCGCGGCCTGCGGCTGCGCCTGGTCCACCTGGTCGACACTGTCCGCGCCGCCGATGACCTGGCGGACTTCCCGAGTGGCCAGGCGGCGTTCCATGCCGGCGGCAGGTTCCTGGAAAGCGCGCAGGCGCATGCCGCCTTCGTCGCGCCGGGAGTCGAGGTGTCCTGGGAACTGCTGCGTGCGGACGACACGGTGGCGATCGGCCAGGTGGCCGCGGACGCCTACTTCGTGGTCACCGGGACGGCCGACGCCGAACCGCGGCCGGATGTCTTCGGAGCCACCGGTTACGCGCTCTTCCGGCACGGCCGGTGCGTCGTCGTGGCCGTACCGGGCCTGCCGCACCTGGACCGGCGTACCAGCTCGCCGATCGCGCTGGTCTTCGCCGGCGCGCACGGCACAGCGACGACTGAGAACATGATCGGCTTCGCCTTCGAGGAAGCCGACGTGCGGGGTGCGCCGATCCTCGCGGTCAGCACCGGTCCTGATCCGGGTCGCGCCGAGATTTTCCAGCGCTGGCGGGCGAAGTTCCCGGACCTGCCGGTGCTTTCCAGGAGTGTGAAGGACGCGGCACACCTGCTCGACGCGATCGGCGACGCGCAGCTGGTGGTGATCGGCTGCCACGACGGCGAAGGAAACGACGGCTTCGACTCGCAGTCGTTCGTACGCCGCGCCGCCGGTGCGATCGACGCGCCGTTCGCCGTCGTACGCTCCTGCTCCGACCTGACCTGA
- a CDS encoding universal stress protein, whose protein sequence is MSSAFGQRRGVDGTIVVGVSGSPASIGALRWAARLGGPVLAVLVFRPVTIAAGPAPAVTMASGEYAGLLADIVRAEGLTSVVRAVVAEGAPGEKLVEMTGQAAMLVLGQPARHGPGLSSPDSVAAHCARHASCPVLIVPAARDLGAIDPRAMVRIGRG, encoded by the coding sequence ATGTCGAGTGCGTTTGGGCAACGCCGTGGTGTCGACGGGACGATCGTGGTCGGCGTCAGCGGCTCGCCGGCCAGCATCGGCGCGCTGCGCTGGGCCGCGCGGCTCGGTGGTCCCGTCCTGGCGGTCTTGGTGTTCCGGCCGGTCACCATCGCCGCCGGACCCGCGCCGGCGGTCACCATGGCGAGCGGCGAGTACGCCGGCCTGCTCGCCGACATCGTGCGCGCCGAGGGCCTGACCTCGGTCGTACGCGCTGTCGTCGCGGAAGGCGCGCCGGGGGAGAAGCTGGTCGAGATGACCGGTCAGGCCGCGATGCTCGTACTCGGCCAGCCGGCGCGTCACGGGCCGGGCCTGTCCTCGCCGGACTCGGTCGCCGCGCACTGCGCGCGGCACGCGTCCTGTCCGGTGTTGATCGTGCCGGCCGCCAGGGATCTCGGGGCGATCGATCCGCGGGCCATGGTGCGGATCGGTCGCGGCTGA